The following nucleotide sequence is from Streptomyces bathyalis.
AGCTGGCACCCCACAGCGCCGGCGCCGCCGTCGATCTCACGCTGGCCGACGCCGACGGCCATGAACTCGACCTGGGCACGCGCATGAACGCCACTCCCGAGGAGAGTTCGGGTGCCTGCTACACGCAGGCGGGGAACATCAGCGAGGAGGCCCGCCGCCACCGGGACCTACTGGGAGCGGCGCTGAGCACCGCCGGACTGGTCAACTACCCCACGGAGTGGTGGCACTGGTCGTACGGAGACCGGTACTGGGCCATGGCGACGGGAGCGGAGTGCGCTCTCCACGGCCCCACGGAACCGGAGCCGTGAACGTCGTCCTCACCGCCCAACGGACTCCCGCCGCCCCCGCCTTGACGCGCGGCCCCGGCGGACCGAGGACGCGGACGCCCTCGTGAGAGCCCCACCGTGACCCGGAAATGCGCCGCGTGCCTACCCGGCCTGCGCTCCACATCGTTGACAACGGCCGGGACCCGGCAGTGCGGGGCCGGGAGTTCGTGGTCATCCGGAGGCGGGACGTCAGAGGTCCGGGACGGCGAGGTGGTCGGCGCTGCCGCCGTGCCATTCGATGAGGAAGAGCGTCGCGTCGTCGCTGGTGGTCCCGCCCCGCTCCCGCATCAGGGACTGGGACAACTCCCGTGCCATCTGGGCCACTCCGTCGCAGAGCGGTCCGGTGCGCTCGATGGTGTTGATCATGCGTGTTTCGCCGAACGGTTCCCCGCCGATCCGGTGTTCCTCGGTGAGGCCGTCGGTGTAGAACATCACCCGGTCGCCCTTGGTCAGTTGAATGGTGGAGACCTGCGGTTCGGCGCCGCCGAAGCCGACCGGCAGCGTGGTCGGACCCTCCAGCTTCCGGATGACCCGGTGACCCCGGATGAGCAGTGCCGACGGGTGGCCCGCGTTGACCCATTGCAGCTGGCCGGTTTCCACGTCCAGGCGCAGCATTTGGGCCGTCACGAACTGCTCCGGCCCAAACTGCGCGTCGACAGCTCTGTCCATGAAGGAATAGAGCTCCGCGAGCCCGATCTCGGCACGCCTGGCGTGACGGTAGGCGCCGATGGCGACGGTCGCCAGCACGGCCGCACTCAGCTCGTGGCCCATGGCGTCGATGATCGCCAGATGCAGGACGTTGTCGTTGAGGGCGTAGTCCAGGCTGTCCCCGGCGATCTCGTGGGCGGGTTCCAAGGCGCCGGCCAGGGACACCTGCGGGGTGTTCATCGACAGCGGAGGCAGCAGCGACCACTGGATCTCCGCCGCCACGGTCAACGACTTGCCACGACGCCGAGCCTTGAAGAACTGGTCGGTGTAGCTGCTCTTGGTGACCACGATGTCCGCGACCAGACCGGACAGCCTCCGCAGCAGCCTCCGGTCGTCCTCCTCGACCGCGTCCAGGGTGAGGGCCATGACGCCCACCACGTCGCTGCCGTCCAGCAAGGGGAGATACAGGCGCACGGCCTCCGCCAGCCACTCTTCGACCACGCGCTTGCTGAGGAATGCCTGACCCGCGTGTGAGCCGTCGATGGGCAACGCGTCACCGTGGACGAGTCCACGGCCCGGCAGCGGCGCCAGCATCAACTGCTCGTAGTCCTGAAGGTAGATGGAGACGTCCCGGCCACCGACCTTGGCGCATTCCTCGGCCACCAGCGGAGCGATGAGATGCGCCGGCATCTCGTGAGCCCGGTCCAGCAACTGCCCCAGCAACCGCTCACCGAACCCCTCCGAGAGGTCCACATCAACCCGGCGACCCGGCCTTCGACCTTGCTCCACCGGATGCCCCTCCCTTCGGCGAACGACTATCCCGGCATAACTACCAGAACGGATCGAAGCAACGAACCGGCCGGACACCTCACCCCAATGGATGGGGGTCAGGGCTGCGTCACAGGGGCCGTGCCATTCAGTCGCTGTGCGGCTCGCGGATCCGCCCGTCGCCTGAGCGCTCGCACGGCGCCGGAAGGCCGGGTGCTGTCTCCGAAGGCAGCGCCCATCGGACGCGTTGCTATCGCGCAGAGCTTCCGTCGTGGGGCTGAGCGGGCAGTCGCAGGGCGAGGATGGCGATGTCGTCGTGGTCGTCCCCGAGGTGCTGATCAGCGAGGGTCCGGCACAGCTCGTCCAGCGGCAGGTGGGCGCTGCCGCCGGCGATGGCGGCCAGGGAGGTCAGGCCCACGTCGATGGACTGGCCCGGGCGTTCCACCAGCCCGTCGGTGAAGAAGATCATCGTGGCGCCTTCGGGCAGGGACCGCGTGCCGGCGAAGCGGGGCCGGCCGGGATCGACGCCGAGCGGCAGGCCGGGCTCGGTGTGCAGGTACTCGGCCGCGCCGACGGGGGTGAGCAGCAGGGGCGGGAGATGGCCCGCGCTGCTCCACCGAAGCTGCCAGCCGTCGCCGCTCGGCTCGATGCAGGCCACGCATGCGGTGGTGACGGGGTTCTCGTTGATCGCGTGCAGCGTCCGGTCGAGTGTGGCCAGCACCGAGCCGGGCGCGGAAGGCCGGTCGTAGAACAAGGCGCGCAGCATGTTGCGGATCTGGGCCATCGCGGCGGCGGCTTGCAGGCTGTGCCCGGCGACGTCACCGATGACGGCGCCGACGGCGCCGCCGGGCAGCGGGAGCGCGTCATACCAGTCACCGCCCAGCTGCTCGGCGGCGGGCCGGTAGACGACGGCCGTCTGGAGGGGGGACAGGTCCGGCAGCGTCGGCAGCAGCAGCCGCTGGAAGGCGAGCCATCGCGACGTCACGTCCCGCAGCGAGACGACGGACAGCGGAGCGCCGTTCGCGGTGGTCGCGCTGACGCGCATCTCGACAACCCTGACGCCGCCCCCGGGCTGCCTCAGCTCCACGTCTGTCGCCTGGCCGTCCACGATCGGGAAGCCGAACGGCGTGTCCAGAAGATCCTCGGCGGGGCGGCCGAAGAGCTCCGTCGCGGCTGGATTGCACAGCCGGACGATCCCCTGATCGTCCACTGCGATGACCCCGTCGGCGGACGCGGAGATGACCAGGTCGATGAGGTCGCTTCCGAGTCCGCTGGTCCCGGCTCCGGGCCTGTCTCTCGCCATGGGGGTGCGCCGCTCAGATGTCATCGCCGATGACGCCCGGCCACGGTGGCGCGTCCAGGCCGACGGCTTCCATGTCGTCGAGGGTGGCGACCGGGGCGCCGATGTGCATGCCGTCCGAGTCGATGCTGACCTGGCGCACGGCCTCGTCGTGGGCGGAGCCGCGGTTTTGCACGACGGCTACGGTGCGCTTGATCATCCCGGCGTTCTGGAAGTACCGCAGTGCGATGGTGACGTCGGTGAGGCTGGCCAGTTCACGCGCGATCGAAGGTGTCTCCACAGGTGTGAAGCGGCTGGTGGGGGCGGAGGTGAGCAGCGTGGTGATGCGGTGCTCGCGTACGACCGCGCCCAGCGCGATCACCAGGTCGAGGAGCGCCCTCGGTGTGGCGATGCGTTCCAGTGCGGACAGGGTGTCGATGACCAGGCGCTGGGGCTGGAAATCCATCACGGCCCGCCGGATCCGGATGAAGTAGTCCTCCAAGGAGGCCACTTCCGGGTAGTCGCACACCACCTGCAGCTGGCCGCCTTCCTCCATGGCCTCCAGGTCGATTCCCCAGCCGGCGGCGTTGCGCCGCATCTGCTCGCGGGTCTCGTCGAAGGTGAACCCCAGGCAGCGCTCTCCCTCTGCGACACCGGCCTCCAGGAACTTCAGACTGGTCAGTGTCTTGCCGGACCCGGAGGGCCCGGACAGCAGGACGATGGCGTCCCGGTAGAACCCGCCACCGCACATCCGGTCCAGCCCGGCGTTACCCGAGGACACGCGGGTACTGGCGGCGGTCGTGGACGGCATACCGAGGAAAGCGAGGGGGATGACAACGAACCCTTCGCGCGGGTCGATGGTGAACAGCCATTCGCCCGTGCGGTGCGGGGCACCGCGGAGCTTGACGATCTCGACGGTCCGGCGCCGGCGCTCCTGGAGCAGCACATTGCGCAAGACGATCACGTTGTCGACGACGAACTCCTCGACCCTGTACCGCGATACGCCGTCGTACTCGCTGTTCCGCTCGGCCGTGATGACTGAGGTGACTGCGAGCGAGGTCAGCGCGGAAGAGAGCCTGTAGCTCTCCCGGCGGACGATCCCGGGGTCGGCGAACCGGGCGAACACGGCCCCCAGCGAGTCCAGTACCACCCGGGAGGCGCCGATCCGGTGGACCGCGTGCTCGATGCGGGACAGCAGCGCGCCGAAATCGTAGGCTCCGACGACGGCGGCTTCCTCGTCCTTGCTCTCGGCGGCGTCGACGAACGCCCACTTCCCCTCGGCTTCCCACTGCTCGATCGGAAAGCCCAGCGAGACGAAGTTGCGGCGGATCGCATCCGGCGTCTCCTCGAAAGTGACGAACACTCCCGGCTGGTCGTATTTCGCGATCCCGCGGGCGAGGAACTCCCCGGCAAAGATCGTCTTACCGCTGCCGGTCGTGCCGGTGACCAGAGTCGGCCTGTGTGCCGGCAGTCCGCCTATCGCCACCTGGTCGAACCCGTTGATCCCGGTGGGAACCCGCTCGATCGCGTCGGCCTCAAGCACCGCCCGCCTCCTTCTCCTCCCGGAATTCCTGCGACTCACCAGGCAGATCCAGCGCGTTCGCGACTCTCGGGGGGTCGGACAGGTCCCCGACCACCCGCAACTGCGGCAACGGCCGAAGCCTGACCACGGTCGGCGTGGCCAGGATCCGCTGCTCCTCCGC
It contains:
- a CDS encoding PP2C family protein-serine/threonine phosphatase, giving the protein MEQGRRPGRRVDVDLSEGFGERLLGQLLDRAHEMPAHLIAPLVAEECAKVGGRDVSIYLQDYEQLMLAPLPGRGLVHGDALPIDGSHAGQAFLSKRVVEEWLAEAVRLYLPLLDGSDVVGVMALTLDAVEEDDRRLLRRLSGLVADIVVTKSSYTDQFFKARRRGKSLTVAAEIQWSLLPPLSMNTPQVSLAGALEPAHEIAGDSLDYALNDNVLHLAIIDAMGHELSAAVLATVAIGAYRHARRAEIGLAELYSFMDRAVDAQFGPEQFVTAQMLRLDVETGQLQWVNAGHPSALLIRGHRVIRKLEGPTTLPVGFGGAEPQVSTIQLTKGDRVMFYTDGLTEEHRIGGEPFGETRMINTIERTGPLCDGVAQMARELSQSLMRERGGTTSDDATLFLIEWHGGSADHLAVPDL
- a CDS encoding SpoIIE family protein phosphatase is translated as MARDRPGAGTSGLGSDLIDLVISASADGVIAVDDQGIVRLCNPAATELFGRPAEDLLDTPFGFPIVDGQATDVELRQPGGGVRVVEMRVSATTANGAPLSVVSLRDVTSRWLAFQRLLLPTLPDLSPLQTAVVYRPAAEQLGGDWYDALPLPGGAVGAVIGDVAGHSLQAAAAMAQIRNMLRALFYDRPSAPGSVLATLDRTLHAINENPVTTACVACIEPSGDGWQLRWSSAGHLPPLLLTPVGAAEYLHTEPGLPLGVDPGRPRFAGTRSLPEGATMIFFTDGLVERPGQSIDVGLTSLAAIAGGSAHLPLDELCRTLADQHLGDDHDDIAILALRLPAQPHDGSSAR
- the kaiC gene encoding circadian clock protein KaiC; this encodes MLEADAIERVPTGINGFDQVAIGGLPAHRPTLVTGTTGSGKTIFAGEFLARGIAKYDQPGVFVTFEETPDAIRRNFVSLGFPIEQWEAEGKWAFVDAAESKDEEAAVVGAYDFGALLSRIEHAVHRIGASRVVLDSLGAVFARFADPGIVRRESYRLSSALTSLAVTSVITAERNSEYDGVSRYRVEEFVVDNVIVLRNVLLQERRRRTVEIVKLRGAPHRTGEWLFTIDPREGFVVIPLAFLGMPSTTAASTRVSSGNAGLDRMCGGGFYRDAIVLLSGPSGSGKTLTSLKFLEAGVAEGERCLGFTFDETREQMRRNAAGWGIDLEAMEEGGQLQVVCDYPEVASLEDYFIRIRRAVMDFQPQRLVIDTLSALERIATPRALLDLVIALGAVVREHRITTLLTSAPTSRFTPVETPSIARELASLTDVTIALRYFQNAGMIKRTVAVVQNRGSAHDEAVRQVSIDSDGMHIGAPVATLDDMEAVGLDAPPWPGVIGDDI
- a CDS encoding circadian clock KaiB family protein → MTDYAFRLFVAGQSERSSAAESNLRALAETRLPGGYEMEVVDVVDRPGLAEEQRILATPTVVRLRPLPQLRVVGDLSDPPRVANALDLPGESQEFREEKEAGGA